A stretch of Geotrypetes seraphini chromosome 2, aGeoSer1.1, whole genome shotgun sequence DNA encodes these proteins:
- the FZD1 gene encoding frizzled-1, with protein MAEPGRRWLRSRWCSCCFPSSSELCRALALAASWLLLWGAPPVRGQPQYNGERGISIPDHGYCQAISIPLCTDIAYNQTIMPNLLGHTNQEDAGLEVHQFYPLVKVQCSAELKFFLCSMYAPVCTVLEQALPPCRSLCERARQGCEALMNKFGFQWPETLKCEKFPVHGAGELCVGQNTSEHSTPTAPPPEPWTGHPRALPQPHAPPQQPSASHPHDKFMCPRSLKVPPYVNYRFLGEKDCGAPCQPGLPHGLMYFAPEELRFAHIWIGIWSVLCCASTLFTVLTYLVDMKRFSYPERPIIFLSGCYTMVAIAYIAGFLLEDRVACNDKFTEDGYKTVAQGTKKEGCTFLFMLLYFFSMASSIWWVILSLTWFLAAGMKWGHEAIEANSQYFHLAAWAVPAVKTITVLAVGQVDGDVLSGVCFVGINSVDALRGFVLAPLFVYLFIGTSFLLAGFVSLFRIRTIMKHDGTKTEKLEKLMVRIGVFSVLYTVPATIVIACYFYEQAFREQWEKSWVSQSCKTYAIPCPSHSHPPMSPDFTVFMIKYLMTLIVGITSGFWIWSGKTLNSWRKFYTRLTNSKQGETTV; from the coding sequence ATGGCTGAGCCCGGGCGGCGGTGGCTGCGCTCGCGCTGGTGCAGctgctgcttcccttcctcctctgAACTTTGCCGGGCGCTCGCGCTCGCCGCCTCCTGGCTGCTGTTGTGGGGCGCCCCGCCGGTCCGGGGACAGCCACAATACAACGGCGAGCGGGGTATTTCCATCCCGGACCACGGCTACTGCCAGGCTATCTCTATCCCACTCTGCACGGACATCGCCTACAACCAGACCATCATGCCCAACCTGTTGGGCCACACGAACCAAGAAGATGCGGGGCTGGAGGTGCACCAGTTCTACCCGCTGGTGAAGGTGCAGTGCTCGGCCGAGCTGAAGTTCTTCCTGTGCTCCATGTACGCGCCCGTGTGCACTGTGCTGGAGCAGGCGCTGCCGCCCTGCCGCTCCCTGTGCGAGCGCGCGCGTCAGGGCTGTGAGGCGCTCATGAACAAGTTCGGCTTCCAGTGGCCCGAGACGCTCAAGTGCGAGAAGTTCCCCGTGCACGGCGCCGGCGAGCTCTGCGTGGGCCAGAACACGTCCGAGCACAGCACCCCCACAGCGCCCCCGCCCGAGCCCTGGACGGGCCACCCGCGTGCCCTTCCCCAGCCGCACGCGCCACCACAGCAACCCTCGGCCTCGCACCCTCACGACAAGTTCATGTGCCCGCGGAGCCTAAAGGTGCCCCCTTATGTCAATTACCGCTTCCTGGGCGAGAAGGACTGTGGAGCCCCTTGCCAGCCTGGCCTGCCCCATGGCCTTATGTACTTTGCCCCTGAGGAGCTGCGCTTTGCCCACATCTGGATTGGCATCTGGTCAGTGCTCTGCTGTGCCTCCACGCTCTTTACCGTCCTCACCTATCTAGTAGACATGAAGCGCTTCAGCTACCCGGAGCGGCCCATCATCTTCCTCTCGGGATGCTACACCATGGTAGCTATTGCCTACATCGCTGGCTTCCTGCTCGAGGACCGTGTGGCATGCAATGACAAGTTCACCGAGGACGGCTACAAGACGGTGGCACAAGGCACCAAGAAGGAGGGTTGTACTTTCCTCTTCATGCTCCTCTACTTCTTCAGCATGGCCAGCTCCATCTGGTGGGTTATACTCTCACTCACCTGGTTTTTGGCCGCGGGCATGAAGTGGGGCCATGAGGCTATTGAAGCCAACTCGCAGTACTTCCACCTGGCTGCATGGGCTGTGCCCGCTGTCAAGACTATCACCGTGTTGGCTGTGGGGCAGGTGGATGGTGATGTGCTCAGTGGCGTCTGCTTCGTGGGCATCAACAGTGTGGATGCCCTGCGTGGCTTTGTGCTGGCACCACTCTTTGTCTACCTGTTTATTGGCACCTCCTTTTTGCTTGCTGGCTTTGTCTCGCTCTTCCGCATCAGGACCATTATGAAGCACGACGGCACCAAGACCGAGAAGCTGGAGAAACTCATGGTGCGCATCGGTGTCTTTAGTGTGCTATACACCGTGCCCGCCACCATCGTCATTGCTTGCTATTTCTATGAGCAGGCTTTCAGGGAACAGTGGGAGAAGAGTTGGGTGAGCCAGAGCTGCAAGACCTATGCCATCCCCTGCCCCAGCCATAGCCACCCCCCTATGAGCCCTGATTTCACCGTCTTCATGATCAAGTATCTCATGACCCTCATCGTTGGCATCACCTCGGGCTTTTGGATCTGGTCAGGCAAAACACTTAATTCTTGGAGGAAGTTTTACACAAGACTCACCAACAGTAAACAGGGGGAAACTACAGTGTGA